The Pseudomonas multiresinivorans DNA window TGAAGGGCGTGATCGAGGAGCGCGGCGAGGACGGCAGGCTGTTCGCGCAATACGGCGCCGAAGACCTGTTCGACGTCCGCGGATTGCTCTCCGGCAGCAGCAAGCACCGTTACCAGGCAGTGGAAGAAAGCATCGTCTACGAACTGCCTGCCGCGGTTTTCCATCAGCTCTGCGCGGACAATCCCGAGTTCGCGCGATTCTTCCGCGCGGACCTGGCCAGCAAACGCCAGCTGGAGCGTCGCGACGGGCAGAACCTGGCCGAATTCATCCTCACCCGCATCGCATCCGAACACCTGTTGCCGGCCATCGAAGTCGAGCCCACGTTGCCGCTGGGCGATGCGGCGCGGCTGCAGCTGAGCCGCGGTGCCGACGCTCTGCTGGTACGCGAGGACGGTGCCCTGGGCATCGTCACCCGCACCGACCTGATGACCGCCCACTTCCGCGATGGCTTCAGCGAGGCGCAACCCATCGGCCCGCTGGCGCACCGCCCGCTGAGCCATGTCGAGCTGGGTGACTTTCTCTTCGACGCGATGATCCTCATGACCCGCCAGCGCATCGAGCGCGTGGCCGTGTGCGAGGCGGGCAGGGTGGTCGGCCTGCTGCACCTGACCCAGGTGCTCAGCCTGTTCTCTACCCATTCCCACGTGCTGGCGCTGCGCATCGCCCGCGCCGAAAGCGAGGCCGAATTACGTGCGGCAGCGGAAACCCTGCACACGCTGATCGCCACCCTGGCCGGCAACGGCATTCGCCTGCGCTTCATCATGCAGCTGGTCAGCGCCCTCAACGAACAGTTACTCGAGCGCCTGTTCGAGTTGCAGGTGCCGCCAGTGCTGCGTGGCCGTTGCTGCCTGCTGGTGATGGGCAGCGAAGGGCGCGCGGAACAGTTGCTGAAGACCGACCAGGACAACGCTCTGATTCTCGACGACGGTCTGCCGGTGGAGCAGGGCCTGCTATTGATGCAGCGCTTTTCCACCGCGCTGCTGGAGTTCGGCTATCCGCCATGCCCCGGCGGCGTGATGGCCAGCCGGCCGGAGTGGTGCAAGCCCTTGTCGGAATGGCAGCGCGAATTGCGCGAGTTGCCGTTGCAGGGGCGCCAGGAGCAACTGATGCGCCTGTCGATTCTTGCCGATGCCTGGCCGGTGGCGGGCAACCGGCGACTGTTCGACGGCCTGCGCGAAAGCCTTTGTGAACTGACTGGCGACAGCGGCCGCTGGATGAGCGACCTCGCCTTGCCGGCGCTGCAATTCGATACGCCGCTGACCTTTCTCGGCCAACTCAAGACTCAGGACGCGCAACTCGACGTGAAGCGCGGCGGCATCTTTCCCATCGTCCACGGCGCCCGCGTGCTGGCCGTGCGCGAAGGCCTGGAGGAGCGCGGCACGCTGGGCCGGCTGGCTGCGCTGAAGGCGCTCGGCGTGCTGGACGAGTCGCTGGTGGACAACCTGGTCGAGTCCTTCGAGCTGTTCCTTCAGCTGCGCCTGCGCCAGCAATTGGACGGCC harbors:
- a CDS encoding DUF294 nucleotidyltransferase-like domain-containing protein, giving the protein MSDDFNFASPPFDQLRPLEREQLRDALSVGYYTVDEVLLEAGAPVPCLFVLMKGVIEERGEDGRLFAQYGAEDLFDVRGLLSGSSKHRYQAVEESIVYELPAAVFHQLCADNPEFARFFRADLASKRQLERRDGQNLAEFILTRIASEHLLPAIEVEPTLPLGDAARLQLSRGADALLVREDGALGIVTRTDLMTAHFRDGFSEAQPIGPLAHRPLSHVELGDFLFDAMILMTRQRIERVAVCEAGRVVGLLHLTQVLSLFSTHSHVLALRIARAESEAELRAAAETLHTLIATLAGNGIRLRFIMQLVSALNEQLLERLFELQVPPVLRGRCCLLVMGSEGRAEQLLKTDQDNALILDDGLPVEQGLLLMQRFSTALLEFGYPPCPGGVMASRPEWCKPLSEWQRELRELPLQGRQEQLMRLSILADAWPVAGNRRLFDGLRESLCELTGDSGRWMSDLALPALQFDTPLTFLGQLKTQDAQLDVKRGGIFPIVHGARVLAVREGLEERGTLGRLAALKALGVLDESLVDNLVESFELFLQLRLRQQLDGQRDGREQGLDVSRLSRHERDLLRFGLHTVKKFKQSLTRQFHLETR